AATGAGTCAATGGTCTGGCCTCTTTTGATAGAAAATGATACATTGGAAATAGGTTTTAAGTATGATTTGCACAAAAGCCGTTTTGAGATGAATAGCAATAAAGATATTTTTGTCGAGGCAATAAAAGAAATAGTTGGCCAAGAGCTAAAAGTGAGGGGTCGGGCACTCAAGCCGAGTGAGTTGGCAGAGCTGGATATGCGACGTGAGGCAAGAGAACAAAGCGAGGAAAGCCTGAGCGGTGTAAAAGTAGCTGAGAATGATATTTTGGGGCAGGTACTTGAATCTTTTGGGGGAGAAGTGGTAGAATAATTTTTAATAGAGCTTGTCTCGAGTGGAGCGAAGTATAGTCGAGGGAACACGTCTAGATTGGTGTTAATTATAATTAGCATAATTACTGTGGTACGGGATCTTTCGCCCTGCTCAAGATAAAATTGTTTTTGTTCGGGGATCGTCTAATGGTAGTCGCCTCGTCGGCGACCCGCCGTAGAGGCGGGGACAAAATTAATTATGTGGTATACTTATAATTTATTAAGCCTTAAAAATTTTAGGATTTATACAGGTAGCACAAGTGATCTAAAGCAGAGATTTGCTGATCACAATAAGGGGATTGGTGGGAAGTATACAGCAGACAATAGACCTTTCAAGCTAATCCACTATGAAGCTTTTTTGACAAAAATTGAGGCATTAGAGCAGGAACGTTTTTATAAAACAGGATATGGAAGAGAGGTTTTGATGAGTAAATTACACGAAACCTTGAAGTATCTTAGAGCAAATAAAAAGTAAGGAGAGCAATGTTCGGGGATCGTCTAATGGTAGGACTACAGGTTTTGGTCCTGTCAATCGGGGTTCGAATCCCTGTCCCCGAGAGTTAAAAAATTCATCAGCTTTAGGCTGGTGGATTTTTTAATTTTTGAACAAATCCGGGATTCGAAGGGTAGAGAAAATTGGGTTAATTTGCCAAAAATTTTAGAAAGTGAGAAAATAAAGACAATGTTGATTATTAATTAAATATAGTTTATGGAAAAAGACATTTTGGAGAAGGATAATCCCGAGGTCGAAATTGCTCCGACGCTGGCTGAAGAGCAGCCAAAAGAGGAGAAGAAAACAATAAAAATAAATTGGAAAATCGTGGCGATTGTGGTGGCAGCTGCGGTAGTTTTGGTTTTGGCTTATTTTTTGAAAGGCTTGGTAGTGGCAGCAACAGTCAATGGCAGTCCGATCAGCCGGTTTGCGGTGATTGAAAAATTAGAGAAGAGCTCTGGTAAGGTTTTGTTGGATTCTTTGATTACCAAAAAACTGATTGCCGCAGAAGCCAAAGCAAAGAATATTACTGTGAGCCAAGAGGAGATAGACGAGCAGATAAAAAAGATCGAGGAGCAGATAAAGACACAGGGGGGCACGCTGGAAGAGGCCCTGAAGATGCAGGGCATGGAGAGAAAAGATCTAGAGGAACAGATAGTCATACAAAAACAGGTAGAAAAGATGGTGGCTGACAAGATAGCGGTGAGCGATGAGGAAGTGACAAAATATATCGCTGATTATAAAATAGAAATAGCCAAGGATGATGAGGCGGCGACTAGGGAGCAGGTGAAGCAGGAGATCAGTAATATGAAGCTCAATCAGGAAGCCGAGGCTATGATCAGTCGGCTCAAAGCAGAGGCCAAGATAAAATATTTTGTAGAATACTAAAAGACAATAAAAAGTCCGGGGCAGGCTCCCCGGCTTTTTTATCCCGCACAAAATTTTTGGGCAGGATAAATTTGCCAAAAATCGAGAAAAATGGCAAGATAATAAAAACAAAGAAATTAATTGTAAACAAAACATAAAGGAGGGAGATTATATGGAAGATTATGATTACCAATACGAGGAAGAGAATGATAAGCGGGTGACCCGTTTTAGGTTTTTCAAAAAAGCCAGTGTGGTGTTTGGAGTTTTGACCGCGGTGGCGATTTGTCTCGCGGTTATCGGGGTGGCCTTGAATATCAGCTGGTTGTGTCTGATTATTATTATCAGCCTTTTGCTGGTTTTCTTTTTGTTATCGATCGGCTGTGCTTTTTTGGCTGGGAAAAAAATGGCGGTACTAAATTGTAGAACATAAAGACTTGGAGGACCTAATGGCAAGGCTATATTTGTCAACAATTTTGGAGGCCATGCAACATGGCTCGGCTGAAGAAATTGCCGATATTATTGCGGGCACATCAGATGACCCAGACAGGCTGGTTAGTCTTGGCTTACTGTTCGCAGTGGCCAGGAAGAAGCTGCTCCCGAAACGACTTGAAGCTATATTGCAGGCGGTAGCCACTCACCCGAGACTTGCTGGCATAGCTGGGTATCTGGGTGACGAGAGAGCTGGCGATCCAAATGCTAGCCCAACAGGGGTGTATTTTTCAGTCCATAAGACTATTTATCAGAAGGCCTTGGGATTGACACCCAAGAATATATACAGAGAAATTATTAAAAAAGCGAGGTATCCCGAAGCCTGATTCGTGGCCCTGACGATTTTCGTTAGGGCTCTTTTTTATTTGCTAAAAGCAGATAAAGATGAGATAATTTGAA
This is a stretch of genomic DNA from Candidatus Kuenenbacteria bacterium. It encodes these proteins:
- a CDS encoding GIY-YIG nuclease family protein produces the protein MWYTYNLLSLKNFRIYTGSTSDLKQRFADHNKGIGGKYTADNRPFKLIHYEAFLTKIEALEQERFYKTGYGREVLMSKLHETLKYLRANKK